In Buchnera aphidicola (Sipha maydis), the following proteins share a genomic window:
- the nuoC gene encoding NADH-quinone oxidoreductase subunit C/D, which translates to MTDINKKIFNKIEENNLKKYFYFPIIRKLYKFFGKGKFLVQPTSINYPIIWIEKENLLKFIEFLCKRNNFYDMLFDLHAIDERIRVNKDFFPKSDFSVFYHLLSIDDNSDIIIKIPLYENNLNVHTITKIFPNANWYEREVWDMFGITFLNHPNLTRILMPKDWVGYPLRKDYPSRATDINPYVLTEEIEEKSMKSLKFHPEDWGMKRKDKNEDFMFLNFGPNHPAAHGAFRIILQLKGEEIIDCVPEIGYHHRGAEKIAERQSWHSYIPYTDRIEYLGGCINEMPYILAIEKLAGISVSKRVECIRVMVSELFRINSHLLYISTFIQDVGSMSSVFLAFTDRQKVYDVIELITGFRMHPAWFRIGGVAHDLPKGWDNALEKLLKWLPKRLDLYIKVALMNSILISRSKGIAQYSKKEALSWGVTGAGLRATGINFDIRKARPYSGYENFDFDIPIGDGNSDCYTRVMLKVEEIYQSLRILKQCLKNMPEGPYKSDHPLTTPPLKENTLEDIETLITHFLQVTWGTVIPPGESLQMIEATKGINSYYVISDGSTMSYRTRIRTPSFPHLQQIPSVINGSLVSDLVVYLGSIDFVMSDVDR; encoded by the coding sequence ATGACAGATATAAATAAAAAAATTTTTAATAAAATTGAAGAAAATAATCTTAAAAAATATTTTTATTTTCCTATTATTAGAAAATTATATAAGTTTTTTGGTAAGGGAAAATTTTTAGTACAACCAACTTCTATCAATTATCCAATAATTTGGATTGAAAAAGAAAATCTATTAAAATTTATTGAATTTTTATGTAAAAGAAATAATTTTTATGATATGTTATTTGATTTACATGCAATAGATGAGAGAATACGAGTTAATAAAGATTTTTTCCCAAAATCAGATTTTTCAGTATTTTATCATTTACTTTCTATTGACGATAATTCAGATATTATAATAAAAATACCATTATATGAAAATAATTTAAATGTACATACTATTACAAAAATTTTTCCTAATGCGAATTGGTATGAGCGTGAAGTATGGGATATGTTTGGTATAACTTTTTTAAATCATCCTAATTTAACTCGTATTCTTATGCCAAAAGATTGGGTTGGTTATCCTTTAAGAAAAGATTATCCTTCGCGTGCGACTGATATTAATCCATATGTTTTAACGGAAGAAATTGAAGAGAAATCCATGAAATCTTTAAAATTTCATCCAGAAGATTGGGGTATGAAAAGAAAAGATAAAAATGAAGATTTTATGTTTTTAAACTTTGGTCCTAATCATCCTGCAGCTCATGGTGCGTTTAGAATTATTTTACAATTGAAAGGAGAAGAAATTATTGATTGCGTTCCTGAAATTGGATACCATCATCGAGGTGCTGAGAAAATAGCTGAAAGACAATCTTGGCATAGTTATATACCGTATACTGATAGAATTGAGTATTTGGGAGGGTGTATAAATGAAATGCCTTATATTTTAGCAATTGAAAAATTAGCAGGAATAAGTGTTTCTAAAAGGGTAGAATGTATTCGTGTTATGGTTTCTGAATTATTTCGTATAAATAGTCATTTATTATACATTTCTACTTTTATTCAAGATGTTGGATCTATGAGTTCTGTTTTTTTAGCTTTTACTGATCGTCAGAAAGTATATGATGTGATTGAATTAATTACTGGATTTAGAATGCATCCAGCATGGTTTAGAATAGGAGGTGTAGCGCATGATTTACCGAAAGGTTGGGATAATGCTTTAGAGAAATTATTGAAATGGTTACCTAAAAGGTTAGATTTATATATTAAAGTAGCTTTAATGAATAGTATTTTAATTTCTCGTTCTAAAGGAATTGCTCAATATTCTAAAAAAGAAGCTTTATCTTGGGGCGTGACTGGAGCTGGATTGAGAGCAACAGGAATAAATTTTGATATTCGCAAAGCAAGACCTTATTCAGGATATGAAAATTTTGATTTTGATATTCCTATTGGTGATGGAAATAGTGATTGTTATACTAGAGTTATGCTTAAGGTAGAAGAGATTTATCAAAGCTTAAGAATTTTAAAACAATGTTTAAAAAATATGCCTGAAGGTCCTTATAAATCTGATCATCCTTTAACTACTCCTCCATTAAAAGAAAATACTTTAGAAGATATAGAAACTTTAATTACTCATTTTTTACAAGTGACTTGGGGTACTGTTATTCCTCCAGGAGAAAGTTTACAGATGATTGAAGCTACTAAAGGTATTAATAGTTATTACGTTATTAGTGATGGAAGTACGATGAGTTATCGTACAAGAATTCGAACTCCAAGTTTTCCTCATTTACAACAGATTCCTTCTGTGATTAACGGTAGTTTAGTTTCAGATTTAGTTGTATATTTAGGAAGTATTGATTTTGTTATGTCTGATGTAGATAGGTAA